A window of Calliopsis andreniformis isolate RMS-2024a chromosome 3, iyCalAndr_principal, whole genome shotgun sequence contains these coding sequences:
- the LOC143188663 gene encoding thioredoxin-2 — MVVEIKNFDDLKSTLEKAGNDLVVIDFFATWCGPCKMIGPKIEELAKSMPDVVFLKVDIDECEDIAAEYEITSMPTFVFIKGGKVLETFSGANYEKLTSTILRNK, encoded by the exons ATGGTTGTCGAGATTAAGAATTTT GATGACTTGAAGAGTACGCTTGAGAAGGCAGGAAACGATTTAGTTGTAATTGATTTCTTTGCCACATGGTGCGGTCCTTGCAAGATGATTGGACCCAAAATAGAAGAACTGGCAAAG tcaatgccagatgttgTGTTTCTGAAGGTTGATATAGATGAATGTGAAGATATTGCGGCTGAATATGAAATCACAAGTATGCCTACCTTTGTATTTATCAAAGGCGGTAAAGTG TTGGAAACTTTCTCTGGTGCTAATTACGAAAAACTTACGAGCACAATTCTAAGGAACAAGTAA
- the Rpi1 gene encoding RNA polymerase I subunit RpI1 yields the protein MVQNKYRFPRLTPKHLDPKCLMFSMFTANDIRNLSVNKIRTPLSFNILGHPLKGGLYDPSLGPLLESSDPCGTCGCNVFKCPGHFGHIELPMPIVNPLFHKGLCMLIKLTCLKCFTLQIPAYVKLLLSAKLKLLKQGYLSDLEGLEEEVMTVVAGASNPYDIDTQYIQDIIENYTENLINRSRFNQSIVQYDEYEFNTKNINMQWHLYVENVLKQYTTAKICVHCQEPIPKITTLKNKLMTTKVFGAAAENATSRGVIHKLETVMIMPDQSKEYLRKLWENEKDFLKVIIPCFGMVDIEYPTDIFFFEVIPVLPPIVRPVNFVNGQMIEHPQTQVYKSIIQDCLVLRNIIQTIQDGDTNQLPEEGKLVFEQVKGNTAIEKLHNAWQSLQINVDHLMDRDMNKTADSANCQGLKQIIEKKEGIIRMHMMGKRVNFAARSVITPDPNLNIDEIGIPEAFALKLTYPTPVTPWNVVQLRQLVLNGPDVHPGAVLVENEDGSIQRISTDNPIQREAIAKRLLTTSDKANKFFKGIKIIHRHLQNGDVLLLNRQPTLHKPSIMAHKARILKGEKTLRLHYANCKAYNADFDGDEMNAHYPQNELARSEGYNIAHVSNQYLVPKDGTPLSGLIQDHMVSGVRLTVRGTFFSREDYMQLVYAALSTVQNNIILLPPTIIKPKPLWSGKQIVSTVIINIIPPNQARINLTANAKINAKEWQVAKPRRWKCGTEFSNPKTMSEAEVIIRNGELLCGVLDKTHYGATPFGFVHCVFELYGGSCSTKLLSAFGKLFQAFLQRSGFTLGVEDILLLKKADTKRKEIISNCRNIGEEIQKSILELPNDTPMDVVTAKMEESYWSNPKFRAQVDRKYKSALDVYTNDINKTCLPVGLLKKFPDNNLQLMVQSGAKGSTVNTMQISCLLGQIELEGKRPPLMISGKSLPSFPAYDPTPRAGGFIDGRFMTGIKPQEFFFHCMAGREGLIDTAVKTSRSGYLQRCLIKHLEGLVINYDSTVRDSDGSLVQIYYGEDGLDIPGSRFLRKEQMGFLIDNRNAIANEELIRNLKEDSDTEQILKLAKKIKKWISKNGSALQKRRISPFTKFSTGNMNIKSSKYKEIDENSGRSKAALSLMRKWIRTAEEDRKPIYAQCTRCPDPVTSQYRQDIDFGVLPERLEDLVDNYMNSEHRDLSIRKSDLRDLMSIKLMRTVCPPGEPVGLLAAQSIGEPSTQMTLNTFHFAGRGEMNVTLGIPRLREILMMASKNIKTPSMEIPFRTDLKNVTKQSNKLKLKLTKCIFSNVLHNIDISRKMEQIPYRQLVYTMTINYLPHKSYKGEFRVQPHEILKKTEEIFFKELFKEIKKVAKVTGALLHVEEEKKSTYEDDALLDQGEPDEGTGSAFKPRTSLGEMHESSDEEEAAEDADATVARTISRHKENQEYEDPEEEEMDDVNEKEDDVLENENDNLNNRTEQEEDEEDDINGGGLRHRATELYNTQRKRDIVSMYTNALEYDYDENKYSWCKLTFWLPLRMIKLDLPTIIRNVANRVVLSEVPYIKRAFTFQNNDGETILKTDGINIIEMFKHDKLLNLNKLYSNDIYGISQTYGIEAANRVITKEVRDVFKMYGITVDSRHLSLIADYMTFDGTFQPLSRKGMEDSASPLQQMSFESSLNFLKNATLQGKRDNLVSPSSRLMLGQPCKSGTGACSLLVKIQKQPETALSIGA from the exons atggtgcaaaataaatatcgtTTTCCAAGATTAACTCCAAAACATTTGGATCCAAAATGCTTAATGTTTTCTATGTTTACTGCAAATGATATAAGAAATTTAAGTGTTAATAAAATAAGAACACCATTGTCATTTAATATACTGGGACATCCATTGAAAGGAGGATTATATGATCCATCTTTAG GTCCCCTCTTAGAGAGTTCAGATCCTTGTGGAACATGCGGTTGTAATGTATTCAAATGTCCAGGCCACTTTGGACATATAGAATTACCTATGCCAATTGTAAATCCATTATTTCATAAAGGATTATGTATGCTGATTAAATTAACATGCTTAAAATGTTTTACTCTACAAATTCCTGCATATGTAAAACTACTTTTATCTGCCAAACTAAAGTTACTGAAGCAAGGATATCTCAGTGACCTTGAGGGCTTAGAAGAAGAGGTAATGACTGTTGTTGCCGGTGCTAGTAATCCTTATGACATTGATACACAGTATATTCAAGATATTATTGAAAATTATACAGAAAATCTTATAAATCGATCAAGATTTAATCAGTCTATTGTACAATATGATGAATATGAatttaatacaaaaaatattaatatgcaGTGGCATTTATACGTTGAAAATGTCCTCAAACAATATACAACAGCTAAAATTTGTGTGCATTGTCAAGAACCAATACCAAAAATCACaacattaaaaaataaactTATGACAACCAAAGTGTTTGGGGCTGCTGCTGAGAATGCAACTTCGCGTGGAGTAATTCATAAATTAGAAACAGTCATGATTATGCCAGATCAGTCTAAGGAATATCTAAGAAAACTCTGGGAAAATGAAAAAGATTTTCTTAAAGTTATTATTCCATGCTTTGGAATGGTAGATATTGAATATCCAACTGATATATTTTTCTTTGAAGTGATACCAGTTTTACCACCAATAGTCAGACCAGTAAACTTTGTCAATGGTCAGATGATAGAACACCCACAGACCCAAGTTTATAAAAGCATTATTCAAGACTGTCTTGTTCTTAGAAATATCATTCAAACAATTCAAGATGGAGATACGAATCAATTACCAGAGGAAGGGAAGCTTGTTTTTGAGCAAGTGAAAGGTAATACAGCAATTGAAAAATTACACAATGCCTGGCAAAGCTTACAAATAAATGTAGATCATTTAATGGATCGTGACATGAATAAAACAGCGGATTCCGCAAATTGTCAAGGCCTAAAACAAATTATAGAAAAGAAAGAAGGAATTATTAGAATGCATATGATGGGTAAAAGAGTGAATTTCGCTGCTCGCTCTGTTATAACACCTGATCCTAATTTAAATATAGATGAAATTGGTATTCCTGAAGCTTTTGCATTAAAATTGACATATCCAACACCTGTTACACCTTGGAATGTTGTACAATTACGCCAGCTAGTTTTAAATGGCCCTGATGTTCACCCTGGTGCAGTGTTAGTTGAAAATGAGGATGGAAGCATACAACGTATCTCAACTGACAACCCTATTCAAAGAGAAGCTATCGCGAAACGTCTCTTAACAACAAGTGATAAAGCAAATAAGTTTTTcaaaggtattaaaattataCATAGACATTTGCAAAATGGAGACGTTTTGTTACTAAACCGACAACCAACTTTACATAAACCTAGTATAATGGCCCATAAAGCTCGTATTTTAAAAGGAGAAAAAACCTTACGTCTTCACTATGCTAATTGCAAAGCTTATAACGCAGATTTTGACGGGGACGAAATGAATGCACATTATCCACAAAATGAACTTGCCAGAAGTGAAGGATATAACATAGCTCATGTATCTAATCAGTACCTTGTACCCAAAGACGGTACTCCATTAAGTGGTCTTATTCAAGATCACATGGTCTCTGGTGTTCGTTTAACAGTAAGAGGAACCTTTTTCTCACGAGAAGATTACATGCAATTAGTCTATGCTGCTCTATCCACAGtacaaaataatataattcTTCTTCCACCTACTATTATAAAACCAAAACCGTTGTGGTCCGGTAAACAAATTGTGTCTACtgtcattattaatattattccacCTAATCAAGCGCGTATTAACTTAACTGCTAATGCTAAGATCAATGCAAAAGAGTGGCAAGTTGCAAAACCACGTCGCTGGAAATGCGGCACTgaattctccaatcctaaaacGATGTCAGAAGCTGAAGTTATCATTCGAAATGGAGAACTATTATGTGGAGTACTTGATAAAACACACTATGGTGCCACCCCATTCGGTTTTGTACACTGTGTCTTTGAACTCTATGGCGGATCATGTTCTACAAAACTGCTAAGTGCTTTCGGTAAACTATTTCAAGCATTTTTACAGAGGAGCGGTTTTACACTTGGCGTTGAAGATATCTTATTATTAAAAAAGGCAGACACGAAACGTAAAGAAATCATTTCGAATTGTAGAAACATTGgagaagaaattcaaaaatctATATTAGAATTACCAAATGACACACCTATGGATGTAGTTACAGCTAAAATGGAAGAATCTTATTGGAGCAATCCTAAATTTCGCGCACAAGTTGATCGAAAGTATAAAAGCGCGTTAGACGTTTATACTAATGACATAAATAAGACATGTTTGCCAGTTGGTCTTTTAAAAAAGTTCCCAGATAATAATTTGCAATTAATGGTTCAATCTGGTGCAAAAGGTTCTACTGTAAATACTATGCAAATATCTTGTTTGCTTGGACAGATTGAGTTAGAAGGAAAAAGACCACCCCTAATGATCAGCGGTAAAAGTCTTCCAAGTTTTCCTGCATACGATCCAACCCCGAGGGCTGGCGGTTTCATCGATGGTCGGTTCATGACAGGAATTAAGCCTCAAGAATTTTTCTTTCACTGTATGGCTGGTCGTGAGGGTCTTATCGATACGGCTGTGAAAACTAGTAGATCAGGATATTTGCAGCGATGTCTTATCAAACATCTTGAAGGATTAGTTATAAATTATGATTCAACAGTCCGGGATTCGGATGGTAGTCTAGTACAAATTTATTATGGGGAAGATGGTCTTGACATACCAGGTTCAAGATTTTTAAGGAAAGAACAGAtgggtttcttaatagataataGAAACGCTATTGCTAATGAAGAATTAATAAGGAACCTGAAAGAGGATTCAGATACAGAACAAATCTTGAAAttggcaaaaaaaataaagaaatggaTAAGCAAAAACGGAAGTGCGTTGCAAAAAAGACGAATCAGTCCATTTACAAAATTTTCCACGGGGAATATGAATATAAAGAGTTCAAAATATAAAGAAATTGATGAAAACAGTGGAAGAAGTAAAGCTGCACTGTCCCTCATGAGAAAATGGATAAGAACTGCAGAAGAAGATAGGAAACCTATTTATGCTCAATGTACTAGATGCCCTGACCCAGTAACGTCACAATACAGACAAGACATAGATTTCGGCGTACTCCCTGAACGATTAGAAGATTTAGTAGATAACTATATGAATAGTGAACACAGAGATTTATCAATAAGAAAGAGCGATTTAAGAGATCTTATGTCAATAAAACTCATGAGGACTGTCTGTCCACCTGGTGAACCTGTGGGTTTATTAGCAGCTCAATCAATAGGAGAACCATCAACTCAAATGACTTTAAACACTTTCCACTTTGCTGGTCGTGGAGAGATGAACGTTACTTTGGGTATACCCAGATTGCGTGAAATATTAATGATGGcatcaaaaaatattaaaacaccTAGTATGGAAATACCGTTTAGGACAGATTTGAAAAATGTGACAAAACAATCaaacaaattaaaattaaaattaacaaaATGTATTTTTTCAAATGTTTTGCACAATATTGATATAAGCAGAAAAATGGAACAGATACCATATAGACAATTGGTATATACAATGACAATTAATTATCTTCCACATAAATCTTACAAAGGAGAATTTCGTGTTCAGCCACATGAAATATTAAAGAAAACAgaagaaatatttttcaaagaattgtttaaagaaattaaaaaagttGCTAAAGTAACAGGTGCGTTGTTACATgttgaagaagaaaagaaatctACATACGAAGATGATGCTTTATTAGATCAAGGTGAACCTGATGAAGGAACAGGATCTGCCTTCAAACCACGCACAAGTTTAGGAGAAATGCACGAATCTTCGGATGAAGAAGAAGCAGCAGAGGATGCAGATGCAACTGTGGCACGAACGATTTCTCGTCAcaaagaaaatcaagaatacGAAGAtccagaagaagaagaaatggaTGACGTAAATGAAAAGGAAGACGATGTTTTAGAAAATGAGAATgataatttaaataatagaaCAGAACAAGAGGAAGACGAAGAAGATGACATAAATGGTGGAGGATTACGACATCGTGCAACTGAACTATATAATACGCAAAGAAAGAGAGACATTGTAAGCATGTATACTAATGCATTAGAATATGATTACGatgaaaataaatattcttgGTGCAAGTTAACATTTTGG TTACCTCTTAGAATGATAAAATTAGATTTACCAACAATAATTAGAAACGTGGCAAATAGAGTAGTTTTATCAGAAGTTCCATACATAAAACGTGCATTTACGTTTCAAAATAATGATGGAGAGACTATCCTTAAAACTGATGGCATCAACATAATA GAAATGTTTAAACATgacaaattattaaatttgaataagtTGTATTCTAACGATATTTATGGTATTTCGCAAACGTATGGCATTGAAGCTGCCAATAGAGTTATTACAAAAGAAGTAAGAGATGTATTCAAAATGTATGGCATTACTGTTGATTCCCGTCATTTATCTCTGATTGCGGATTATATGACCTTCGATGGCACGTTTCAACCACTTAGTCGTAAAGGAATGGAAGATTCGGCTTCTCCTTTGCAGCAAATGAGTTTTGAAAGTTCCCTCAATTTCTTAAAAAATGCCACATTGCAAG GGAAACGAGATAACTTGGTGTCTCCTTCTAGTCGATTGATGTTGGGTCAGCCTTGTAAATCTGGTACTGGAGCATGTTCACTGTTAGTGAAAATACAAAAACAACCAGAGACTGCTCTATCTATAGGAGCATAa
- the LOC143177403 gene encoding protein SHQ1 homolog isoform X2, whose translation MLTPRFKITQTDAEVSIIIHAPYANIKDTEVYVDGTDFRFYSTPYYLRLKLPGEIEENDSSFGSYDCEEGKFHLRFSKVTKGEYFENLDMITTLLGPPKKKSTVVPNIEVIGNPSANSEDINNTLDESDSLIDENTNGDEWYMHQNNSIETIPLLSGSPKYGFANKISNALVAFEEAWIKEIIDLPMPDSTPQFERKKLREGRELSDFTEEHYLADLMQPECIEPYISFTAEWDILEKKNISLNETEVDLLKELPNKEYLLNNEETHRLLLSLVDILFGSCYNHRTTLGENTVESSWTINKLSSTLSWFEEFSNADEVIKACFRRSLCYPLFRNWNLSMKVLDDVKKVVKLGKKYIIKRFCEIHSLFNNSCEPRYILNQLYIKDYLIWLQQIHESLIESLDSLITDIKPTKEEMGLDIVELEQAAYSVQEEDLVIENSVHEIVDQMDELAINDNEKNKLSSSSSSSDSSDTDSETDSDSDSDSESSTTSTTTTSNSSNLDSDDTNEPE comes from the exons ATGTTGACTCCACGATTTAAAATAACTCAAACCGATGCGGAAGTATCTATAATAATTCATGCGCCATACGCCAATATTAAAGATACAGAAGTGTATGTTGATGGAACAGATTTTAGATTTTATTCCACGCCATATTATTTGAG GTTAAAACTACCAGGTGAAATAGAAGAAAATGATTCTTCGTTTGGATCATACGATTGTGAAGAAGGAAAGTTTCACTTGAGATTTTCAAAAGTAACAAAGggagaatattttgaaaatttagataTGATAACTACATTGTTAGGACCACCAAAAAAGAAAAGCACAGTTGTTCCTAATATTGAAGTTATTG GAAATCCATCAGCAAATTCTGAAGATATTAATAATACATTGGATGAGTCTGATTCTTTAATAGATGAAAATACAAATGGGGATGAGTGGTATATGCATCAAAATAATTCCATAGAAACTATTCCTCTTTTATCTGGTTCTCCTAAGTACGGTTTTGCAAATAAGATATCCAATGCTTTGGTAGCTTTTGAG GAAGCATGGATCAAGGAAATAATAGATCTTCCAATGCCTGACTCAACACCTCAATTTGAACGAAAAAAATTACGAGAGGGTCGTGAGCTTTCAGATTTCACTGAAGAACATTATTTGGCAGATCTTATGCAACCAGAGTGCAtagaaccatatatatcatttaCTGCAGAATGGGATATTCTGgaaaaaaagaatatttcatTGAATGAAACTGAGGTAGATCTATTAAAAGAACTTCCAAACAAAGAATACTTGTTAAACAATGAGGAAACGCATAGATTGCTTTTAAGTTTAGTTGATATTTTATTTGGTAGTTGTTATAACCATAGAACAACACTTGGAGAAAATACAGTAGAAAGCAGTTGGACAATTAATAAATTAAGTTCTACATTATCTTGGTTTGAG GAATTTTCCAATGCAGATGAAGTTATAAAAGCATGTTTCAGAAGATCACTATGTTACCCACTTTTTAGAAATTGGAATCTTTCTATGAAAGTTCTTGATGACGTGAAGAAGGTTGTTAAATTGG GTAAAAAGTATATTATAAAGCGCTTCTGTGAAATACATAGTTTATTTAATAACTCATGTGAACCACGGTATATATTAAATCAGCTATATATAAAAGATTATTTGATTTGGTTGCAACAAATTCACGAATCATTGATAGAATCACTAGACTCCTTAATAACTGAT ATTAAACCAACTAAAGAAGAAATGGGACTCGATATAGTAGAATTAGAACAAGCAGCTTATTCAGTTCAAGAAGAAGATCTCGTCATAGAAAATTCTGTTCATGAAATTGTGGACCAAATGGACGAATTGGCAATTAATGATAATGAAAAGAATAA GTTGTCAAGCAGTTCAAGTTCAAGCGACAGCAGCGATACTGATTCTGAAACTGATTCAGATTCTGACTCCGATTCAGAAAGTAGTACTACAAGTACCACTACAACAAGCAACAGTAGTAATCTAGATTCAGATGATACCAATGAACCAGAATGA
- the LOC143177403 gene encoding protein SHQ1 homolog isoform X1, with the protein MLTPRFKITQTDAEVSIIIHAPYANIKDTEVYVDGTDFRFYSTPYYLRLKLPGEIEENDSSFGSYDCEEGKFHLRFSKVTKGEYFENLDMITTLLGPPKKKSTVVPNIEVIGNPSANSEDINNTLDESDSLIDENTNGDEWYMHQNNSIETIPLLSGSPKYGFANKISNALVAFEEAWIKEIIDLPMPDSTPQFERKKLREGRELSDFTEEHYLADLMQPECIEPYISFTAEWDILEKKNISLNETEVDLLKELPNKEYLLNNEETHRLLLSLVDILFGSCYNHRTTLGENTVESSWTINKLSSTLSWFEEFSNADEVIKACFRRSLCYPLFRNWNLSMKVLDDVKKVVKLGKKYIIKRFCEIHSLFNNSCEPRYILNQLYIKDYLIWLQQIHESLIESLDSLITDIKPTKEEMGLDIVELEQAAYSVQEEDLVIENSVHEIVDQMDELAINDNEKNKPKTIYYIKDKHSLKYLLSSSSSSSDSSDTDSETDSDSDSDSESSTTSTTTTSNSSNLDSDDTNEPE; encoded by the exons ATGTTGACTCCACGATTTAAAATAACTCAAACCGATGCGGAAGTATCTATAATAATTCATGCGCCATACGCCAATATTAAAGATACAGAAGTGTATGTTGATGGAACAGATTTTAGATTTTATTCCACGCCATATTATTTGAG GTTAAAACTACCAGGTGAAATAGAAGAAAATGATTCTTCGTTTGGATCATACGATTGTGAAGAAGGAAAGTTTCACTTGAGATTTTCAAAAGTAACAAAGggagaatattttgaaaatttagataTGATAACTACATTGTTAGGACCACCAAAAAAGAAAAGCACAGTTGTTCCTAATATTGAAGTTATTG GAAATCCATCAGCAAATTCTGAAGATATTAATAATACATTGGATGAGTCTGATTCTTTAATAGATGAAAATACAAATGGGGATGAGTGGTATATGCATCAAAATAATTCCATAGAAACTATTCCTCTTTTATCTGGTTCTCCTAAGTACGGTTTTGCAAATAAGATATCCAATGCTTTGGTAGCTTTTGAG GAAGCATGGATCAAGGAAATAATAGATCTTCCAATGCCTGACTCAACACCTCAATTTGAACGAAAAAAATTACGAGAGGGTCGTGAGCTTTCAGATTTCACTGAAGAACATTATTTGGCAGATCTTATGCAACCAGAGTGCAtagaaccatatatatcatttaCTGCAGAATGGGATATTCTGgaaaaaaagaatatttcatTGAATGAAACTGAGGTAGATCTATTAAAAGAACTTCCAAACAAAGAATACTTGTTAAACAATGAGGAAACGCATAGATTGCTTTTAAGTTTAGTTGATATTTTATTTGGTAGTTGTTATAACCATAGAACAACACTTGGAGAAAATACAGTAGAAAGCAGTTGGACAATTAATAAATTAAGTTCTACATTATCTTGGTTTGAG GAATTTTCCAATGCAGATGAAGTTATAAAAGCATGTTTCAGAAGATCACTATGTTACCCACTTTTTAGAAATTGGAATCTTTCTATGAAAGTTCTTGATGACGTGAAGAAGGTTGTTAAATTGG GTAAAAAGTATATTATAAAGCGCTTCTGTGAAATACATAGTTTATTTAATAACTCATGTGAACCACGGTATATATTAAATCAGCTATATATAAAAGATTATTTGATTTGGTTGCAACAAATTCACGAATCATTGATAGAATCACTAGACTCCTTAATAACTGAT ATTAAACCAACTAAAGAAGAAATGGGACTCGATATAGTAGAATTAGAACAAGCAGCTTATTCAGTTCAAGAAGAAGATCTCGTCATAGAAAATTCTGTTCATGAAATTGTGGACCAAATGGACGAATTGGCAATTAATGATAATGAAAAGAATAA gcCAAAGACTATATACTACATTAAAGACAAACATTCTTTAAAGTATTT GTTGTCAAGCAGTTCAAGTTCAAGCGACAGCAGCGATACTGATTCTGAAACTGATTCAGATTCTGACTCCGATTCAGAAAGTAGTACTACAAGTACCACTACAACAAGCAACAGTAGTAATCTAGATTCAGATGATACCAATGAACCAGAATGA
- the LOC143177330 gene encoding uncharacterized protein LOC143177330 yields the protein MFLSGKNEGIMLTSTVMLMFILISVSFAHEEDITSQVLHFFLSKESQDNRGYVVQCRATNFLKGYLGHVNVFAFLDPSWYYSYRQAIMLELLKKRLAKSGFRDILFFVVTPPSSLPEDDAENNIEIKAWKEISKNILQPEYFWNSEETPFNEVSKNNDKGIIFLQDTPELGIWQHFRGSKDEVVIIDRCGKLTYQVIIPWSILYFPYVKAAILSTYKEMPCGPCDTQPLPISTSMNYLEHIFQKINPDNKDSDKNLDFQTEQTPMIESQTVTTSSEKLRGTEANKYASTVVSLDMNVTTDEITISDKTVTDTLPVETETFRTHSLIDKIYQVTKTASTEDTEKDEGVNTTSMIDETETTTAVSVEHEQTQISPAFSEVEIIQNYKDLQGSTSSNDPGSVNNQKIVNEDIENKESLPLRIIMYAPHLHKEGEQLKQYTHLVLKARNPDYHDHFHSMSKVYEEQTLENKKINKYINEANETPGVYGEIYDYWRTIEEDELNNKNENVEFVDYDNLVVAETETNIDNIFDIESSAVTSSDMDDTIDSDTKLDEDSTEFAQRKLVEHYRKLLPWIYYIL from the exons ATGTTTCTGTCTGGAAAAAACGAAGGAATAATGTTAACTTCAACTGTGAtgttaatgtttatactgatttCTGTGAGCTTCGCTCATGAAGAAGACATCACTTCGCAAGTTCTACACTTCTTCCTATCAAAGGAATCCCAAGATAATCGAGGATACGTCGTACAATGTCGGGCCACGAATTTTTTGAAGGGATATCTAGGACATGTAAACGTATTTGCGTTTTTAGACCCATCCTGGTACTACAGCTATAGGCAAGCAATCAT GTTGGAATTATTAAAGAAACGATTAGCGAAATCCGGTTTTCGAGATATCTTGTTCTTTGTTGTGACACCGCCATCGAGTTTACCGGAAGATGACGCAGAGAACAATATAGAGATAAAAGCATGGAAAGAGATATCTAAAAATATTCTACAGCCGGAATACTTTTGGAATTCAGAAGAAACACCGTTCAATGAAGTTTCAAAAAATAACGATAAAGGCATTATCTTCCTTCAAGATACTCCTGAATTGGGTATATGGCAACATTTTCGCGGTTCGAAAGATGAAGTGGTAATCATTGATCG TTGCGGTAAATTGACTTACCAGGTCATAATACCATGGAGTATACTATATTTCCCATATGTTAAAGCAGCTATTCTTTCTACATATAAAGAAATGCCATGTGGTCCTTGCGAT ACACAACCGTTGCCGATATCCACCTCAATGAATTATTTAGAGCATATTTTTCAAAAGATAAATCCTGATAACAAGGATTCAGATAAAAATCTCGATTTCCAAACAGAACAAACGCCCATGATAGAGTCACAGACTGTTACTACATCTTCAGAGAAATTAAGAGGAACTGAAGCTAATAAATATGCAAGTACAGTTGTTTCTCTTGACATGAACGTAACTACCGATGAAATCACAATTTCTGATAAAACAGTAACAGATACATTACCTGTGGAAACAGAAACATTTCGCACACATTCACTAATTGATAAAATATATCAAGTGACCAAAACTGCATCAACAGAAGATACAGAAAAGGATGAGGGGGTGAATACTACTTCTATGATTGATGAAACTGAAACGACGACCGCAGTTTCAGTGGAACACGAACAAACACAAATTTCGCCTGCATTCTCGGAAGTAGAAATAATTCAGAATTATAAAGATCTGCAGGGTAGCACTTCTTCAAACGATCCAGGAAGTGTAAATA ATCAAAAGATAGTAAATGAAGACATTGAGAATAAAGAAAGTCTACCTTTACGTATTATTATGTATGCTCCACATCTGCACAAAGAAGGTGAACAGTTAAAACAATATACGCACTTAGTTTTGAAAGCAAGAAATCCCGACTATCATGATCACTTTCACAGCATGAGCAAAGTTTATGAAGAACAG ACATTagaaaacaaaaaaattaataaatatataaatgaagCCAATGAAACGCCAGGAGTATATGGAGAAATTTATGATTATTGGAGAACTATTGAAGAGGATGAATTGAACaacaaaaatgaaaatgtaGAATTCGTGGACTATGATAATCTTGTG GTTGCAGAAACTGAGACTAATATTGACAATATTTTTGATATTGAAAGTTCCGCAGTAACATCAAGTGATATGGACGATACAATAGATTCGGACACTAAACTTGACGAAGATTCGACTGAGTTCGCACAACGCAAACTAGTCGAGCATTACCGTAAATTATTACCGTGGATTTACTATATTCTTTAA